Genomic segment of Rattus norvegicus strain BN/NHsdMcwi chromosome 7, GRCr8, whole genome shotgun sequence:
ACACTGATCTTGGAAGAGGGCTGATCTCAGCTGGAATCCCAGTAAAGTGGCCAGATGGGGTCTGAGATACACAGGGGATGCCAGGCTCAGCCGCCCGTGTGGCTCCCCAGCCTGAGGGAGGCACTGCAGAGACTCAAACTGCAGAATCACAAATGTGAGGGGTTAACCAGTGTATTCTCACACTAGAACCTCCCCACACCCCACAGCACAGACCAGGAGGCGGCACTCAGTGGCCTGCCTCAGACCTCTTTCTAGTCCTTCTGAGAGGCCTTTGTCCTTGACCCTGTATCAGTCCAACGGGCCTGTGGAGAAAGACTTGCAGAGGTCTGACCCCACTTAGTCACTGCCCCTGTAGGCATTTAACCTCACAAAGCCCTGTCCCTTCCCTCATCTGCACTGGAGGAAGGCACGTGCTATGCTGAGCTTTGGCGTCCTGAGAGGTCTGGAATGGGCTGCGAATACTTCAGTTAATAGAATGGTTGCCTCCCAGGCAAACAGTGGCCTCGACCCCCAGCATCACATaatccaggcatgatggcacatacctgtaattctagtgCCCAGAAGGGTGAAGGCCAGACGATCAGAAAAGTTCAGGGTTGAGGCAGCAAGACAGTTTAGCCGCTAAAGCACTTACCATGGCAAACTTGGTGACCTGAGTTAATTCCTGGAATCTGGGAAGAGTAAAGGTGACGGAACAAGAACAGTctccacagagttgtcctctgacccataTGCACACTGCTGACATGTACCCTTCCACATGACATACATgtgcacttacatacatgtaCCCACCAACATGCTCTGACACACGTGTGCACTGACATACATATACCATCCACATGctctgatacacatgcacatatacccatCCACATGCTCTATGTGCATTGACATACCTGTACCTGGTCATCCTTGTTCCATCACAAGCTGAAAGCCAGCCCAAGCTACATgcaaccatgtctcaaaaaactacaAAAACAGTAGTGTGGGGGTGCCAGCGAGCAGAGAAAGGCTGCACGCTGGAGCACAGAAGGCCTAGTTACTGAGGAGGGGCAGTCCATTTCATAGCCTCTGTCTGCTTGGCTTCAGATCTGATCTGCCCTTCACATCCCTCAGCTGTAGGAACAAGGTTAAAGGATGGACAAGCACACACAGGCTTCCCAGAACCTTTCCTCACTGTCTCCTCTTTCACAGTGGAAAAAGCATTGGTTTGTGCTGACAGATTCAAGCCTCAAATATTACAGAGACTCCACGGCTGAGGAGGTGAGGTGCCTGGGTGGGCGGGCCCCTGGGAGGGCTGGCAGCTGTGGTTGGTGTTCGAGCAGTGGGAACCCATCGTGGATTTTCTTGCTTTAGGCCGATGAGCTGGATGGGGAGATCGACCTGCGATCCTGCACGGACGTCACAGAATATGCAGTCCAGCGCAACTATGGCTTCCAGATCCATGTGAGGCTGCATGTAGATCTGGGAGGCGGAGGGTGTAACCCGAGGCCCTGGGCAGGCAGTGACCTGACTCACTTGCTCATTTACTCTCAGACTACCCTCTGCCAGTCAGCAGTTCTGATGCCCATACTTAACATACCTAGGGAGGCACTTTCCACAGACAGGCAGAGGGTGTCTGTCATACCCTCCACTCACTCAACCCCATACACCCTCCTGGGAAGGAAGGGCTACCTCCCCAAGGGGAGAGAACCCAGGGCTGGCCATGTGTCGAGTTACACGTAAGGTGTCCTTACAGACCAAGGATGCTGTATATACCTTGTCGGCCATGACCTCGGGCATCCGGCGGAACTGGATTGAGGCTCTCAGGAAGACTGTGCGTCCAACTTCAGCCCCAGATGTCACCAAGTATGTATTGGGCTGGACTGGGACCCCGGTGGGGGATGAAGATGTTGTGTCCCTGAGTGGGGTTCTGTGCACTCACCTGAAGGCCCTGTGACTGTACCTTCTGGGGCTCAGTTAATCTAGTAACAAACTGTGGAAAGAGAACACACGTCCTTGGCCATTCAGAGATCCTCTGAGAATGAGGATTTTACCTGCTGTCTCATTATTCCGTCCTCCTATATTCTAACAGCTGGATGGGGTCCTAGTGACTTAGAGAGAAGGCTTGAGAGGCTCTTCTGCTAGCTCGGCCTCGTCACACAGCTGCCTCTAGTTGCCTCGGTTAAGGGGGATGCAAGCATGAGTCCCCAAGCCTGACTAGACCCTGATTATTCAGCCAGAGGGCAAAGGCCTTTCCATCTACACCTCAGGCTCCTCACTTGTCATGTTCGAGCTGTGTAGGCATGTGCCCAGGGCCGTTGGTGAATTCTGCAGAATTGCACTGTTGGGCCGTTCTGGTGTAGGCTAGAGTGCTCTGCAAGACTGGCCCAGAAGTGTGCGGTACAGGACTGGTGTTCAGCACagcagcttggtcctcaggtcAGAAGGCACAGCTGAACTGCAGAGAGAAGGCCCTTTAGAGGGAGTTGCTTCTACCCGCCCCCTAGTAATGTGGTCACGTGATCACATTGCTTCAGGGGATGCTGGGAAACATAGGTAGAGCTGAATGACAGTGAACACAGCCAAGCTGCTGCTGTCACTTACTCGACATCTCAACAACATACACACTGCTCACTCAGGTTTCAGTGTGTCCCCTCGTCAGCAGGGCCTACACTGAGcccctgaacccagggcctggcctTACGCAtttttaaggtttcttttgtgtgtgtgtatttgtgtgtatgtgtatgttgcctgtatatatgtctgtctgtgcaccatgtgtgtacggtgcccatggaggccagaagagggcataagatccccCGAGTCATAAATGGCCGTGcaagtgctgggagccaaacccaaATCTTCCACGAGAGTAGctagcgctcttaactgctgagccatcgcttcactatttgtgtatttgttgctgttactgttgttttATGACTTCCGTAACACATGCACAAAGGATGGGATCTCCTGTTTTGCACACTGAGCCCCCACATCCATGCCATATGAGACACTGCTGTCCTGTGTTCCTCATACAGTGACCAGAACTTCAAGAGGGACcagcctgggggctggggatttagctcagtggtagagcgcttacctaggaagcgcaaggccctgggttcggtccccagctccaaaaagaaaagaaccaaaaaaaaaaaaaaaaaaaaaaaagagggaccaGCCTGGCAGATGATCTGCTAAGGTCTTCCCAGGGTCTGATAATAATGAGGCGTGAGTTCTCAATCTCTAGGCTGGACTGCTTGCTCACTGGGGTCCATGTCCAGCCCCTGCCCAGGGGCCTGACTTATGAGTAACCCCTCTGCAAGTGCTTGTATGAGACTTGAGTGGACAGAGATCCCCTGACGAGGCTCTGTTGATTCCTAGGCTCTCAGAATGCAATAAGGAAAACACACTGCATGGCTACGGCACTCAGAAGAGCTCCCTGAAGATAGGGGAGCAGCGGACGGGCTCTGAAGTTATCGGCCGGGGTGGTCCTCGAAAGGTGGATGGATCACGGCAGTCACTGGACTACGTGGAACTCTCTCCATTAACGCCAAGCTCCCCACAGCGCGTGCGTACTCTGTCCCGCTCCACTCCTGAACGCCCAAGCAAACAGGAGGATCTGGAGCGGGACCTGGCACAACGCTCTGAGGAAAGACGCAAGTGGTTCGAGTCCACGGACAGCAGGACCCCAGAGACGCCCAGTGGTGATGGGTCTCGAAGGGGCCTGGGTGCCCCACTGACTGATGACCAGCAGAGCAGGCTCAGTGAGGAGATTGAGAAGAAGTGGCAGGAACTGGAAAAGCTGCCCCTGCGGGAGAACAAGCGAGTGCCGCTCACTGCCTTGCTCAACCAAGGCCACAGTGAGCGTCGGGGACCTACAAGTGACAGCCATGAGGCCCTGGAGAAGGAGGTAGGGTTCTCTCCCCAGCTGCTGACTGGGTCAGTGGGCATGGCCTGACATTGGCCCTGCAGCCCTGTGGTGATGAGGAGCTCACCCCTTTCTGACTTGCCAACTGGCACCTCAGGCTCCTCAGAGGGCACTGCCTCTTTGACTGATTTGCACATTGCCTTTGTTTTGTATGGCTTTTTCTGCCCTTAACCACAGGGAGGAGGCATGAGGAGAGGTGACGAACAGGCCATTTGCTGGATACTGTGACACCCTGAGCCGGGTTAGGTGCCCCTTTGCCCTCCTTGGCTTCTGATCTGCTAGATCCCACTACAGCATTCATCCAGGGGAAGTGAGCACAGGGATGTCACCCCATTCCCTTCATGGGCTGATAGATACTGCGACTACAGTGTGCTCTTCCCAATCTTGTCTTTTCATCTCTGGGCCAAAGCTCACCCGGGTCACTGACCTAGCCATcttggacacagacacagagtccTTTGTTGGTACCTCTCAGGACTGCTGCCCTTCTCCAAACCAGAGCTGTTACTATACAACCCAGGGAACCTGGGCTTGTAATGTATGGAGCTGTGGGCTCCTCCAACCAGCCCCCTTCCCCATTTTAGGACACCCATTGATCTGGGCTTCCTGTGTCCTAGGTCCAGTCTCTTCGTGCCCAGCTGGAGGCTTGGCGTCTCCGAGGGGAAGCTCCTCAGAATGCACCCAGACTCCAGGAGGACAGCCATATCCCTCCAGGCTACATCTCACAGGTAGGGTTGAAGAACTGCTCTGTGGGCCAGGGGCAGGTTTTTGGTTGCTGTGTTGTCAGAGATCACCTGTGTTTGGGAAACCCTCTGTGTGTGAGACTCGTGCCCGGCGGTTGCTACACATCATGTTGTTTAATCTCCCCACAGCTGGTGGGCATGATCACTGtgcccattttacagacaaggCCACTGAGCTCTGAGAGGGTATGTGACCTGCCCGAGGTTGCCCAGCCTGCAGGTGTCAGAGGTGGGATTTAAGAATGGGTCCAGCTGACTGCAGAGCCTGTGTGTGAGTCCCCGTGTGACTGGTCTGCACTTGGACCTCTTCCTtgcatcactgtggggaagtGGGGACCCAGTGGTCCTGGGAGTCACTCCTAATACAGGGAGAGGCTTTCCCTGCCCACCAAGGATGTCCACAGGACTTGGGAGCCTCCAGTTTGCCCTTAGGAGTTTGCCTGAGACAGCAGTTCTCAATGAGGGAGGGTGACTTTCTCCCTCTAGGGCAACCTTGTCTGCCCCTGGGAAATGACTTAGTCCCCTGGGGACATTTGTCTGTGTCTGGGGAAGATTTTGATTCTCACAACTGGATAACTAgctcaccagaaaaaaaaaaatgtgtgtgtgtgctcatatttATTATAACTTATAAAAGGTTGTTTACTATATAATGTACAAATAAAGTCTACAATCCTTTTATTGTGAATTCCATACAGAAATGGATTTCCTCGGACGGCTTTAATGATTTCTCCATACTCTTGTGGCCACAGCTGATTAACAGTTACGGGCAGTTCTCAGACGTGTATTGGTTGATATTTTTATACTAATGAGTAGCTTTTCAAGATCAACGTTGTAAGCAAATCTTTGTGGAACTGAACAACAGCTTTCTGTCGAGACCGAGAACATTCTAGTCAGAATAGTTCACCTTTGTGTATTCTGTACAGAAGTAATTGTAGACATGATACAGCGAGAGGCTCCATCTGCGTTCCTAGCATGTTCCCGTCACTTCCAGACAACGTGGAAGGCAGTAACTGAGTCTCAGGATGGGACGTGGAGCAGTTTCCATGGTGTGAGCCTCCCCGTGCGGTGGACCAGCGCTGCTGTGTAGGCTTCCTGCTGTCTGGGTGCAGTAGCCATAAGCAAAACCAAGGCCACATACAATAGAAATGCTTTGCTTTACAGAGGTGGGACGTCAGCCATGACGTCTCTGTCTTCCTTACTTCTGTGTTGTGGTAAAGTATCCTGATACAGGCGCCTCAAGGGAGAGAGGGTTTCTTTGGGCTCAGGCAGGGTCCGTGGTAGGATGGCATGGTCACGGGAGTCAGCCGCCACATCACACCCATGGCCAGGACATAGAGATGAAGGTGCCCAGCTGCTCTTCCTCCATGCAGAATGGGACCCGGGGACAGGGGCAGGAAGTTGGTACATCTCTCCTGTATGGCGGTCTCTCCACCTCAGTTAAACTTCAGGAGACAGttcctcacagacatggccaGAGCCTAGCCATAAATAATTTCTCACAGGCGTGTCCGGAGGCTTGTTGCCTAGGTGATTCATGGTCTGTCTAGGTGATAACTGACGCTGATGCATTTAAGTTTTCCAAAGTAGGTTTGCTTAGCAGCAGAGTCATGGTTCTGACTAATCGGATCGTCTACACCATACATACCAGTGCCAAGAGGAGGAGAGAATGCTGGGATGGGAGGAGGGGCACAGACTGAGCTCCTAGTGGCGAGTGGGTGGGGACATTGCGACGGCAGGTGGCAGGCTAACTGGTGCCTACAGTGGAACCTCCAAGAACAAGCTGGAGTTTGTCTCCTGCAGATGTTGAGAGTTCTCCAGTGACACACCAGGATCTCCTGGAGTGCAGTGATCAGAAGAGGACAAGGCCCAAGCTTGAGGAGCTAGGGCAGGCTGACTGAGAATAGATTGGCCGAGGTCAAAGGGAGATTTGGAACCCTGGTGACTGGAGCCTGGGAGGGCAGGggagccctggcagtcctggggCTGGGCTGCTACATTAGCAGGGTCTAGCTGTTGCTGAGTTGTGGGGACAAGGGGTAGCTGAAGGGGCAAAAGTCTGGGTGACTGGTGAGGAGGCTATCCTGGGGTTACCTGAGCTAAGGGAGGGTGGAAGTGGGGACAGTGTTGTCAGGTCCTGTCATGGGTGGTTTCCAACCTGGGGTCCCTGAGTGGACTTCGGAGATCCTCTCTGGGAGGGTTGGTTCTCTGGGATCAGAGCAGCTGTATGTGTTCCCTTTTCTATTAGAGCAGGCTTTAGACTTCATTTAAGAAAAACCCTGTTTTACTCAGCTGAAATTTTAGAGGCACTCACTACAGTAGCTCCCAAGGATGCCCAGAAGTTTGGTGTGATCGTTGAGCTGTAGGCAGACCTGGAGCCTTGCATTCTGCTCCTCTTCTGCCCCACTAGGCACCTCAAACCTGCCAGTGCTCCATCTGTGTAAGTTGGCACAGGCTCGGGGCAGGTGAGACTGAGGTGCTAAAAGATGAAGTGGAGGGACTCGGGGAAACAGTGAAGGCGGGACAGCAGACACtagagagaagaggaagcttATAAGTCCCATGTCCCTTGGCACAGGAGATGGTGGTTGGAAACTCAGCTGATCCTGGAGAGGTGACCACTGGGAAGCAATTCTTCAGCCTGTTCTCTCAGGCTGAGTGGGTGGCCCTCTTGCAGGGCTAAAGGACTCAGAACAGGGGCTTCAACACTGGGCCTACTTGCAGTAGCTATAGGAGAAGGGCTCTATCTTGATGTCATAGCAGAGAGGTGGCCAGTGTCAggacatctttatttttttttaatttatttattcttttatgctataagtatactgtagctgtcttcagacacaccagaagaaggcattaaaTCCCattgcagagggttgtgagccaccatgtggttgctgggaactgaactcaggacctctggaagagcagtcagtgctcttaaccgctgaaccatctctccagcccccaggacaTCTTGAGCACTAAGAAAGGCAGGTCGCAGTTGCCACCTGGCTTGCCCTCACCCCCTTGTGAGGCCTCTCTGGTGGAGGCTGAAGCTCACAGGTGAAGCAGCATGGTAGAGCACAGTCAGCTCATCTCTACTCCCTAGGTGACCTACAGGGAGAGGACAGGGGCAAAGGCCCGGCAGGACAGgtgacccccccccacacacacactcacacacactcacacacacacacacactcagaacatCGGGACCCAGCCTTTTACATCTACAAGTCTCAGGAGTAGCTGCCCAAGAAGTGGGTGGAGGTCTCAGGGGGAACTACTCCTTCATGTGCCCTTCCGTGTCTCAGCTTCTTCCTGGCCCTGCCCTTTTTAGTGACCTCAtacttgtttctttcttcttttttctctgtgcatgtggtatgttcatgtgtgtgcatgtgtgtactcacCTGTGTATGCAGGTGAAAGCCAGAAgttaactttttttattttttgtttgcttggttttggttgcttggtttttgttttgtttgtttttacagacGGAgactctgtgtagcccaggcttcccTACTACTCACCtgccttgcctcctgagtgctaggattaaaggcatgtgccaccacaccgggcctctttatttttatttatgtgtaagtgtacatgtccatgtgtgagcatgtgtacgtgtgtgtatgtgtgagcatgcgtgTGAATGTATATCTTGTATATGTGGATACCCACCAAGGTCAGAAAAGagcttcagatcccctggaacttaaCAAGGGGTTGAGCCACTGACTTGGGTGCTGAGACGCTCTCTAGATatcccctcttcttttctttttgggaccgagtttcactatgtagccttgtctGGCCTGCAACTTGGTACGTAGactagtctggcctcaaactcacctctgcctcccaagtactgggattaaaaaagTGTACCGCCATGCCAACTACACATTacgtttttcagacagggtctctcactgaacctagagctcgcTGCGAGCTGGGGGTCTGCCTGATTCATTCCCTGTAGCACCGTGGTTACTACTGTGCTGTTAGGGATCAGGACCCAGGTCCTGAGCCACAGAAAGTAGTTTACCCACTCCCCACTCTGCCATCTCTCGACATCTCTTCAGCCTCCAACCCTTTTTTTAATCATACAAGAAACAGCCCAGCAGGaaagcacatacctttaatcccagcacttaggagacagaggcagaggcaggcagatctccatgagttcaaggtcagcctggtctagtgagtttcagggcagccagagaTATGTAATGAGATCCTGATtcaaaaaaaccaagaaattaataaGTAAATTACATAAGAacatttactttttgttcttttttttttttttttttttttttggttctttttttcggagctggggaccgaacccagggccttgcgcttcctaggtaagcgctctaccactgaattaaatccccagcccctgttctttttttttaagcaggggtgtgtgtgtgtgtgtgtgtgtgtgtgtgtgtgtgtgcatgtagttctggctgtcctggatctagctctctgtggaccaggctggccttgaattcacagagatctacctgcctctgccctcagagtttgagtcctgggattataggtatggtCGTGCatcatcccagcatttggaaaacTGTAGCAGGATCCTCCATGCAAGGCCAGCTTAGCTAGAGGCtaaggtctttaaaaaaaaaacaaaaaacaaaaaaaaaaaaaaaaaaaaaaccacaagatcACAGGATGGGCCTGGGCTTTTCTTTAGTACTAGAACATTTACCTCGGATGCTCAAATCTCGAGGTTCCACTGCAAAATCTATCTAAATCAAAAGGTTGGAAATAAGCTCACAAGTGCCAttaatgactcagtgggtaaagttacTTGCCTCCCAGCCCGGTGACCCGAGTTCCACCCCAGGAAATGGAGAACCTTTGACTTCCATATGTGCATGGTGGCGTGCACGGACCCCAGCCCTGTGCATGCCTCTCCCACCATTGCCTTGTCTGGATCAGCTTTCTGTGGCCAAGGGGACCAGTCAGCACCAACAGCTGACTTGATGGCAGACTTGCTGAAGTCCTTACGGGCTGGGGAGCGGGTGTGAGCTGGACACCACTTTTTGGTAGGCCGCAGGCGGGCTCATGGGATCCGCGTCTTTGCTGTGCCTGCTTTCCCAGCTcatgttcccttccttcctttcaaggCCTTTCCCTCACTGTTGCTCTCTGCCCTTGTCCCCTGGGCTGTCCTCAAACATCCCTCAGGCCTCCACACTGTCTAGGACAAACTTCTGCTTCTAGAGCCAGCTGGTCAGAAGCCCTAGTTCCTTTGTTCGTGGAGTGAGATGGTCTCAGGTCATATATGGATATCTTTGGAGGGCTGCTATTCTGCGTGCCACAATAGCCTTCCAGCgttttctgtgtttctgcatACCTAGACCAGGGCAGGCAGTGGCCTGTTTTGCACCCCTTAGTATTGTCAGGAGTCAGCTTTCATTCCACAGCAGTCCACGTGGCATCCCTGGCCTCCAACAGCCTCCTATTGTGCTTCGCGGTTTAGAGCCCATCACTGAATCAAGGGTCTCCTGGTGAGCATGTCGGTTACCTTCAGATTTCATACCCCAACTTT
This window contains:
- the Triobp gene encoding TRIO and F-actin-binding protein isoform X7; the protein is MGGWKGPGQLRGREGLELRRPAAERGGGLGAPRSPARESRAASSGAAMTPDLLNFKKGWMSILDEPGEWKKHWFVLTDSSLKYYRDSTAEEADELDGEIDLRSCTDVTEYAVQRNYGFQIHTKDAVYTLSAMTSGIRRNWIEALRKTVRPTSAPDVTKLSECNKENTLHGYGTQKSSLKIGEQRTGSEVIGRGGPRKVDGSRQSLDYVELSPLTPSSPQRVRTLSRSTPERPSKQEDLERDLAQRSEERRKWFESTDSRTPETPSGDGSRRGLGAPLTDDQQSRLSEEIEKKWQELEKLPLRENKRVPLTALLNQGHSERRGPTSDSHEALEKEVQSLRAQLEAWRLRGEAPQNAPRLQEDSHIPPGYISQLVGMITVPILQTRPLSSERVCDLPEVAQPAGVRGGI